In the Klebsiella aerogenes KCTC 2190 genome, one interval contains:
- the rutF gene encoding NADH-dependent FMN reductase RutF, with protein sequence MNVADQHSFRDAMAHVGAAVNIITTEGPAGRAGFTASAVCSVTDTPPTLLVCLNRSASVWPVFSEHHALCVNTLAAGQEALSTLFGGKTAMDERFAAADWQTGATGCPRLKEALVSFDCRIDQRLQVGTHDILFCQVVAIARQPEPRGLMWFDRGYHTLMRPVC encoded by the coding sequence ATGAACGTAGCGGATCAACACAGTTTTCGTGACGCCATGGCCCATGTCGGCGCGGCGGTCAACATTATCACCACCGAAGGGCCTGCCGGGCGCGCCGGTTTTACCGCCAGCGCGGTATGCAGCGTAACCGACACCCCGCCGACGCTGCTGGTGTGCCTCAACCGTTCGGCTTCGGTCTGGCCGGTATTCAGCGAACATCACGCCCTTTGCGTCAATACCCTCGCGGCCGGACAGGAGGCCCTGTCGACGCTCTTTGGCGGTAAAACGGCAATGGATGAGCGCTTTGCCGCCGCCGACTGGCAAACCGGCGCGACCGGCTGCCCGCGGCTGAAAGAGGCGCTGGTCAGTTTCGACTGCCGCATCGACCAGCGGCTACAGGTCGGCACCCATGACATTCTGTTTTGCCAGGTCGTAGCTATCGCCCGCCAGCCGGAACCGCGCGGCCTGATGTGGTTTGACCGCGGCTATCACACGCTTATGCGGCCCGTTTGTTAA
- a CDS encoding malonic semialdehyde reductase, translating to MSEAINQKACETLFTHARTYNGWREQAVNDRQLQEIYDLMKMGPTSANCSPARIVFVRSAEGKAKLRPTLSSGNVEKTMQAPVTAIVAWDNAFYERLPALFPHGDARSWFTSSPQLAEETAFRNSSLQAAYLIFACRSLGLDTGPMSGFDREKVDAAFFANSGWKSNLLVNIGYGDPGKLYDRLPRLSFDEACLLA from the coding sequence ATGAGCGAAGCAATCAATCAAAAGGCTTGCGAGACCCTATTCACCCATGCCCGGACCTACAATGGCTGGCGGGAACAGGCGGTTAACGATCGGCAGCTGCAGGAGATTTACGACTTGATGAAAATGGGGCCGACCTCGGCCAACTGTTCACCGGCGCGAATCGTTTTTGTGCGCAGCGCCGAGGGCAAAGCGAAACTCCGCCCAACGCTCTCCAGCGGCAATGTGGAAAAAACCATGCAGGCGCCGGTCACCGCCATCGTGGCCTGGGATAACGCGTTTTACGAGCGCCTGCCCGCGCTGTTTCCGCACGGCGACGCCCGGAGCTGGTTTACTTCCAGTCCGCAGTTGGCCGAGGAAACCGCCTTTCGCAACAGCTCGCTGCAGGCGGCGTATCTGATTTTCGCCTGCCGCTCGCTGGGCCTCGACACCGGCCCGATGTCGGGGTTCGACCGCGAGAAAGTCGATGCGGCGTTTTTCGCCAACAGCGGCTGGAAAAGCAATCTACTGGTGAATATCGGCTATGGCGACCCCGGCAAATTGTACGACCGGCTGCCGCGCCTGAGTTTTGATGAAGCCTGCCTGCTGGCATAA
- the rutD gene encoding pyrimidine utilization protein D: MMRLNIAPPPWPGSPVVVLSAGLGGGSAYWLAQRAALEQHYQLVCYDHNGTGENRGPLPENYSMATMAQELFSALQAAGIMRFALVGHALGALIGMQLALDYPRAVSALVLVNGWLTLSPHTRRCFQVRERLLHAGGAQAWVEAQPLFLYPAEWMAARLPRLEAEDALAISHFQGKENLLKRLQALKQADFSRRAAAIACPTLIISATDDLLVPASCSRMLQAAIPGSRLVEMAWGGHACNVTDSNTFNPILRDGLTTLLPVAEENI, encoded by the coding sequence ATGATGAGGCTCAATATTGCCCCGCCGCCGTGGCCCGGCTCCCCGGTGGTGGTGCTGAGCGCCGGGCTTGGCGGGGGTAGCGCGTACTGGCTGGCGCAGCGGGCGGCGCTGGAACAGCATTATCAACTGGTGTGCTATGACCATAACGGTACCGGGGAGAACCGCGGCCCGTTGCCGGAAAATTACAGCATGGCGACGATGGCGCAGGAGCTGTTCAGCGCCCTGCAGGCGGCGGGCATCATGCGCTTCGCGCTGGTTGGCCACGCCCTGGGAGCGCTGATTGGGATGCAGTTGGCGCTCGACTATCCGCGCGCGGTCAGCGCGCTGGTGCTGGTAAACGGTTGGCTAACGCTTTCCCCGCATACCCGCCGCTGCTTTCAGGTCCGCGAACGCCTGCTGCATGCCGGCGGCGCCCAGGCGTGGGTCGAGGCTCAGCCGCTGTTTCTCTATCCGGCGGAGTGGATGGCGGCCCGCCTGCCGCGTCTCGAAGCGGAAGACGCGTTGGCTATTAGCCATTTCCAGGGCAAGGAGAATCTACTGAAAAGGCTGCAGGCCCTGAAACAGGCGGATTTTTCGCGCCGCGCGGCGGCTATCGCCTGCCCGACACTGATCATCAGCGCCACCGACGACCTGCTGGTCCCCGCCTCCTGCTCGCGAATGCTGCAGGCGGCGATTCCCGGTAGCCGACTCGTGGAAATGGCCTGGGGCGGCCATGCCTGTAACGTTACCGACAGCAACACGTTTAACCCTATTTTACGCGACGGCCTGACGACCCTGCTGCCGGTCGCCGAGGAGAATATATGA
- the rutC gene encoding pyrimidine utilization protein C, which translates to MPKQVIIPPGTATPIAPFVPGTLADGVVYVSGTLPFDKQNNVIYPGDPKAQTRHVLEIIKSVIETAGGSMADVTFNSIFITDWQNYAAINEVYAEFFPGDKPARFCIQCGLVKPDALVEIASVAHIGTPT; encoded by the coding sequence ATGCCTAAACAGGTGATAATTCCCCCCGGCACTGCTACGCCGATTGCCCCCTTTGTTCCAGGGACGCTCGCCGACGGAGTGGTATATGTCTCCGGCACTCTGCCGTTCGATAAGCAAAACAATGTGATCTACCCCGGCGACCCAAAGGCGCAAACCCGTCACGTGCTGGAGATTATCAAAAGCGTTATCGAAACGGCGGGGGGCAGTATGGCGGATGTGACCTTCAACAGTATCTTTATCACCGACTGGCAAAATTACGCCGCGATTAACGAGGTTTACGCCGAGTTTTTCCCCGGTGATAAACCGGCGCGTTTCTGTATTCAGTGCGGGCTGGTGAAACCCGATGCGCTGGTGGAAATTGCCAGCGTCGCCCATATCGGTACTCCAACATGA
- the rutB gene encoding pyrimidine utilization protein B: MITLSARPESLTFAPQHSALIVVDMQNAYASQGGYLDLAGFDVSATRPVIDNINLAVAAARAAGMLIIWFQNGWDEQYVEAGGPGSPNYHKSNALKTMRQRPELQGKLLAKGGWDYQLVDELRPWEGDIVLPKPRYSGFFNTPLDSILRSRGIRHLVFTGIATNVCVESTLRDGFFLEYFGVVLEDATHQAGPVFAQQAALFNIETFFGWVSDVGSFCRAIEPDAPLAFTEEKRYA; this comes from the coding sequence ATGATTACCCTTTCCGCTCGCCCGGAATCGCTGACCTTCGCGCCCCAGCACAGCGCGCTGATCGTGGTCGATATGCAAAACGCCTATGCAAGCCAGGGCGGATATCTGGATCTCGCCGGTTTTGACGTCTCCGCCACCCGGCCGGTTATCGATAATATTAATCTCGCGGTGGCCGCCGCCCGCGCCGCCGGCATGTTAATTATCTGGTTCCAGAATGGCTGGGACGAACAGTATGTGGAAGCCGGCGGCCCCGGCTCGCCGAATTACCATAAATCAAACGCGCTGAAGACCATGCGCCAACGCCCGGAACTACAGGGCAAGCTGCTGGCAAAAGGCGGTTGGGATTATCAACTGGTTGACGAATTACGGCCCTGGGAGGGCGATATCGTCCTGCCGAAACCCCGCTACAGCGGCTTTTTCAATACCCCGCTCGACAGCATTCTACGCAGCCGCGGTATTCGCCACCTGGTATTCACCGGCATCGCCACCAACGTCTGCGTCGAATCGACGCTACGCGATGGTTTCTTCCTCGAATACTTTGGCGTAGTGCTGGAGGATGCCACCCATCAGGCAGGTCCCGTCTTCGCGCAACAGGCGGCGTTATTCAACATTGAAACCTTTTTCGGCTGGGTCAGCGACGTCGGCAGCTTCTGCCGCGCCATAGAACCCGACGCCCCGCTCGCTTTTACCGAGGAGAAACGCTATGCCTAA
- the rutA gene encoding pyrimidine utilization protein A translates to MKIGVFVPIGNNGWLISTHAPQYMPTFELNKAIVQKAEHYHFDFALSMIKLRGFGGKTEFWDHNLESFTLMAGLAAVTSKIEIYATAATLTLPPAIVARMASTIDSISGGRFGVNLVTGWQKPEYDQMGIWPGDEYFASRYDYLTEYVTVLRDLWGTGRSDFKGDYFTMNDCRVSPRPSQPMKVICAGQSDAGMAFSAQHADYNFCFGKGVNTPAAFAPTAARMMQAAEKTGRDVGSYVLFMVIADETDEAARAKWEHYKAGADEEALAWLTEQSQKDTRSGSDTNVRQMADPTSAVNINMGTLVGSYANVARMLDEVAAVPGADGVLLTFDDFLQGIDAFGERIQPLMRCRDHIAPITREVA, encoded by the coding sequence ATGAAAATCGGTGTTTTCGTTCCCATTGGTAATAACGGCTGGTTAATTTCCACCCATGCACCGCAGTATATGCCGACCTTCGAACTGAATAAGGCGATAGTTCAGAAGGCCGAGCACTACCATTTCGACTTCGCGCTCTCCATGATCAAACTACGCGGCTTCGGAGGGAAGACCGAGTTCTGGGATCACAACCTGGAATCGTTCACCCTGATGGCCGGTCTGGCGGCGGTGACGTCGAAGATCGAGATTTATGCCACCGCCGCGACGTTGACGCTCCCTCCGGCCATCGTCGCCCGCATGGCCTCGACAATCGACTCTATCTCCGGCGGACGTTTTGGCGTGAATCTGGTGACCGGCTGGCAAAAACCGGAATATGACCAGATGGGGATCTGGCCCGGCGATGAATACTTCGCCAGTCGCTATGACTACCTGACTGAATACGTTACGGTTCTGCGCGATCTGTGGGGCACCGGGCGCAGCGATTTTAAAGGTGATTACTTCACCATGAACGACTGCCGGGTCAGCCCACGGCCATCGCAGCCGATGAAGGTTATCTGCGCCGGGCAAAGCGACGCCGGCATGGCGTTCTCCGCCCAACACGCCGACTACAACTTTTGCTTTGGCAAAGGGGTTAATACCCCCGCCGCCTTCGCGCCCACCGCCGCACGTATGATGCAGGCGGCGGAAAAAACCGGCCGCGACGTCGGCTCCTACGTGCTGTTTATGGTGATCGCCGACGAAACTGACGAAGCGGCCCGCGCTAAATGGGAACACTACAAGGCCGGCGCGGATGAAGAGGCGCTGGCATGGCTGACCGAACAGAGCCAGAAAGATACCCGCTCCGGCAGCGATACCAACGTCCGCCAGATGGCCGACCCCACCTCCGCGGTCAACATCAATATGGGCACCCTCGTCGGCTCCTATGCCAACGTCGCCCGTATGCTCGATGAGGTGGCGGCGGTCCCCGGTGCCGACGGCGTACTGCTGACCTTCGATGATTTCCTGCAGGGCATTGACGCCTTTGGCGAACGTATTCAGCCGCTGATGCGCTGCCGTGACCATATTGCTCCCATTACTCGCGAGGTGGCCTGA
- the rutR gene encoding HTH-type transcriptional regulator RutR encodes MAQGAVKKTGKRSQAVSAKKEAILAAALETFSQFGIHGTRLEQVAELAGVSKTNLLYYYPSKEALYVAVLQRILAIWLAPLRAFREDISPLVAIREYIRLKLEVSRDHPQASRLFCLEMLQGAPLLMGELTGDLKALIDEKSAIISSWIDSGKLAAVDPQHLIFMIWATTQHYADFATQVEAVTGATLQDELFFQQTVDNVQRMIIEGIRVR; translated from the coding sequence ATGGCACAGGGCGCCGTGAAAAAAACCGGCAAGCGTTCACAGGCGGTGAGCGCCAAAAAAGAGGCCATTCTGGCCGCTGCGCTGGAGACCTTCTCGCAGTTCGGCATTCACGGTACGCGGCTGGAGCAGGTCGCTGAACTAGCCGGGGTGTCGAAGACCAATTTACTCTATTACTACCCGTCAAAAGAGGCGCTGTACGTTGCCGTACTGCAGCGGATCCTCGCCATCTGGCTGGCGCCGCTGCGGGCATTTCGCGAAGATATCAGCCCGCTGGTGGCGATCCGCGAATATATTCGCCTCAAGCTTGAGGTATCGCGCGATCATCCTCAGGCTTCCAGGCTGTTCTGTCTGGAGATGCTGCAGGGGGCGCCGCTGCTGATGGGCGAACTGACCGGCGATCTGAAGGCGTTGATAGATGAAAAGTCGGCGATAATCTCGTCATGGATTGATAGCGGCAAGCTGGCGGCGGTCGATCCGCAGCACCTTATCTTTATGATCTGGGCGACAACACAGCATTACGCCGATTTCGCCACTCAGGTGGAGGCGGTAACCGGCGCAACGCTGCAGGATGAGTTGTTTTTCCAGCAAACCGTGGATAACGTGCAGCGGATGATTATCGAAGGGATCCGCGTACGTTAA
- a CDS encoding lysozyme inhibitor LprI family protein — translation MKRTLIAAAALLASGAAWADDCSNANTQTEMNQCAAAQYQAADKKLNETWQQALKRASGQQQELLKKAQQAWISLRDADCAFLASGAEGGSMQPMLISQCMTDKSVEREAFLASLLQCEDGDQNCPLPPAN, via the coding sequence ATGAAACGCACTTTGATTGCCGCCGCTGCCCTATTGGCCAGCGGCGCGGCGTGGGCGGATGACTGCAGCAACGCCAACACGCAAACCGAAATGAATCAGTGCGCCGCCGCGCAATATCAGGCGGCCGATAAAAAGCTGAATGAGACCTGGCAACAGGCGCTGAAACGCGCCTCCGGCCAACAGCAGGAGTTGCTGAAAAAAGCCCAGCAGGCGTGGATTTCCCTGCGTGATGCCGACTGCGCGTTTCTCGCTTCCGGCGCGGAAGGCGGCAGTATGCAACCGATGCTGATAAGCCAGTGCATGACCGATAAGAGCGTCGAGCGCGAGGCCTTCCTCGCCTCGCTGCTTCAGTGCGAAGACGGCGACCAAAACTGCCCGCTGCCGCCAGCTAATTAA
- the putA gene encoding trifunctional transcriptional regulator/proline dehydrogenase/L-glutamate gamma-semialdehyde dehydrogenase, which translates to MGTTTMGVKLDDATRERIKSAASRIDRTPHWLIKQAIFNYLEKLENDETLPELPALLSGAANESDEAGAPADEPYQPFLEFAEQILPQSVSRAAITAAWRRPETDAVPMLLEQARLPQPLGEQAHKLAYQLAEKLRNQKTASGRAGMVQSLLQEFSLSSQEGVALMCLAEALLRIPDKATRDALIRDKISNGNWQSHIGRSPSLFVNAATWGLLFTGKLVSTHNETSLSRSLNRIIGKSGEPLIRKGVDMAMRLMGEQFVTGETIAEALANARKLEEKGFRYSYDMLGEAALTAADAQAYMVSYQQAIHAIGKASNGRGIYEGPGISIKLSALHPRYSRAQYDRVMEELYPRLKSLTLLARQYDIGINIDAEEADRLEISLDLLEKLCFEPELAGWNGIGFVIQAYQKRCPFVIDSLIDMATRSRRRLMIRLVKGAYWDSEIKRAQMEGLEGYPVYTRKVYTDVSYLACAKKLLAVPNLIYPQFATHNAHTLAAIYQLAGQNYYPGQYEFQCLHGMGEPLYEQVVGKVADGKLNRPCRIYAPVGTHETLLAYLVRRLLENGANTSFVNRIADNTLPLDELVADPVSAVEKLAQQEGQAGLPHPKIPLPRDLYGHGRSNSAGLDLANEHRLASLSSSLLNSALHKWQALPMLEQPVAEGEMQPVINPAEPKDIVGYVREASDAEVQLALTSAINNAPIWFATPPQERAAILERAAVLMESQMPTLMGILVREAGKTFSNAIAEVREAVDFLHYYAGQVRDDFDNETHRPLGPVVCISPWNFPLAIFTGQIAAALAAGNSVLAKPAEQTPLIAAQGVAILLEAGVPPGVIQLLPGRGETVGAALTSDERVRGVMFTGSTEVATLLQRNIANRLDAQGRPTPLIAETGGMNAMIVDSSALTEQVVIDVLASAFDSAGQRCSALRVLCLQEEVADHTLTMLRGAMSECRMGNPGRLTTDIGPVIDAEAKENIERHIQALRAKGRNVFQAVRENSEDAREWNHGTFVAPTLIELESFDELKKEVFGPVLHVVRYNRNELDKLVEQINASGYGLTLGVHTRIDETIAQVTGSAKVGNLYVNRNMVGAVVGVQPFGGEGLSGTGPKAGGPLYLYRLLSSRPQDAVGVTFARQDAERPLDAQLKTLLEKPLQALQQWAAGRPELQALCQQYSDLAQSGTQRLLPGPTGERNTLTLMPRERVLCVADNEQDALIQLAAAMAVGCEVLWPDSALQRELAKKLPREVSERIHFAKADQLTSQAFDAVIYHGDSDQLRELCEQVAARDGAIVSVQGFARGETNLLLERLYIERSLSVNTAAAGGNASLMTIG; encoded by the coding sequence ATGGGCACCACTACCATGGGTGTAAAACTTGACGACGCCACGCGCGAACGCATTAAGTCCGCCGCGAGCCGTATTGACCGCACGCCGCACTGGCTGATTAAACAAGCCATTTTCAACTATCTGGAAAAGCTGGAAAACGACGAGACGCTGCCGGAACTGCCGGCGCTCCTTTCCGGCGCCGCCAATGAAAGTGATGAAGCCGGCGCTCCGGCGGATGAGCCATATCAGCCGTTCCTCGAATTCGCCGAACAAATTCTGCCGCAGTCGGTCAGCCGCGCGGCGATCACCGCGGCCTGGCGTCGCCCGGAAACCGATGCGGTACCGATGTTGCTGGAACAGGCCCGGCTGCCGCAGCCGTTAGGCGAACAGGCGCACAAGCTGGCCTACCAGCTGGCGGAAAAACTGCGCAACCAGAAAACCGCCAGCGGCCGCGCCGGCATGGTGCAAAGCCTGCTGCAGGAGTTCTCGCTTTCCTCGCAGGAAGGTGTGGCGCTGATGTGCCTGGCCGAAGCGCTGCTGCGTATTCCGGATAAAGCCACCCGCGACGCGCTAATCCGCGACAAAATCAGCAACGGCAACTGGCAATCGCATATCGGCCGCAGCCCATCGCTGTTCGTCAATGCCGCCACCTGGGGACTGTTGTTTACCGGGAAACTGGTGTCGACGCATAACGAGACCAGCCTCTCCCGTTCGCTGAACCGCATTATTGGCAAGAGCGGCGAACCGCTGATCCGCAAAGGCGTCGATATGGCGATGCGCCTGATGGGCGAGCAGTTCGTCACCGGGGAAACCATCGCCGAAGCGCTGGCTAACGCCCGCAAGCTGGAAGAGAAAGGGTTCCGTTACTCCTACGATATGCTTGGCGAAGCCGCGCTGACCGCCGCCGATGCGCAGGCCTATATGGTCTCTTATCAGCAGGCGATCCACGCCATCGGCAAAGCCTCTAACGGCCGCGGCATTTATGAAGGGCCGGGGATCTCGATTAAACTTTCCGCGCTGCACCCGCGCTACAGCCGCGCGCAGTATGATCGGGTCATGGAAGAGCTCTATCCTCGGCTGAAATCGCTGACGCTGCTGGCGCGCCAGTACGACATCGGTATTAACATCGACGCCGAAGAGGCCGATCGTCTGGAGATCTCCCTCGATCTGCTGGAAAAACTGTGCTTCGAACCGGAGCTGGCCGGCTGGAACGGAATCGGCTTTGTTATCCAGGCCTACCAGAAACGCTGCCCGTTTGTGATTGATTCGCTGATCGACATGGCGACCCGCAGCCGTCGTCGCCTGATGATCCGCCTGGTGAAAGGCGCCTATTGGGATAGCGAAATCAAACGCGCGCAGATGGAAGGCCTCGAAGGCTATCCGGTTTATACCCGTAAGGTCTACACCGACGTTTCTTATCTCGCCTGCGCCAAAAAGCTGCTGGCGGTACCGAACCTGATTTATCCGCAGTTTGCCACCCATAACGCCCATACGCTGGCGGCTATCTACCAGTTGGCGGGGCAAAACTACTATCCTGGCCAGTATGAGTTCCAGTGCCTGCACGGCATGGGCGAACCGCTGTATGAGCAGGTCGTGGGCAAAGTCGCCGACGGCAAACTAAACCGTCCGTGCCGTATCTACGCGCCGGTCGGTACCCATGAAACGCTGCTGGCGTATCTGGTGCGTCGTCTGTTGGAAAACGGCGCCAATACCTCCTTCGTTAACCGTATCGCGGATAATACCCTGCCGCTGGACGAACTGGTGGCCGATCCGGTCAGCGCGGTCGAAAAACTGGCGCAGCAGGAAGGACAGGCCGGCTTGCCGCATCCGAAAATTCCACTACCGCGCGATCTCTACGGTCACGGCCGCAGCAACTCCGCCGGTCTGGATCTGGCTAACGAACATCGTCTGGCCTCCCTCTCCTCTTCGCTGCTTAACAGCGCGCTGCACAAGTGGCAGGCGCTACCGATGCTGGAGCAGCCGGTGGCCGAAGGCGAAATGCAGCCGGTCATCAACCCGGCGGAACCGAAAGATATCGTCGGCTACGTCCGCGAAGCCAGCGATGCCGAAGTGCAGCTGGCGCTGACCAGCGCTATCAATAACGCGCCAATTTGGTTCGCCACCCCGCCGCAGGAACGCGCCGCCATTCTTGAGCGCGCCGCCGTGTTAATGGAAAGCCAGATGCCGACCCTGATGGGGATCCTGGTGCGCGAAGCTGGCAAAACCTTCAGCAACGCCATTGCTGAAGTGCGCGAAGCGGTCGACTTCCTGCACTATTATGCCGGTCAGGTGCGCGACGATTTCGATAATGAAACCCACCGCCCATTAGGCCCGGTCGTCTGTATCAGCCCGTGGAACTTCCCGCTGGCGATCTTCACCGGCCAGATTGCCGCGGCGCTGGCGGCAGGCAACAGCGTGCTGGCCAAACCGGCCGAGCAGACGCCGCTTATCGCCGCGCAAGGCGTAGCGATTCTGCTGGAAGCCGGCGTACCGCCGGGGGTGATTCAACTGCTGCCGGGCCGCGGGGAAACCGTCGGCGCCGCGCTAACCTCAGATGAACGCGTTCGCGGCGTAATGTTTACCGGTTCGACCGAAGTAGCGACGCTGCTGCAGCGCAACATCGCTAACCGCCTTGATGCGCAGGGCCGTCCGACGCCGCTTATCGCGGAAACCGGCGGCATGAACGCGATGATCGTCGACTCGTCGGCGCTCACCGAGCAGGTGGTGATCGACGTACTGGCCTCGGCTTTCGACAGCGCCGGCCAGCGCTGTTCCGCCTTGCGCGTGCTTTGCCTGCAGGAAGAAGTCGCCGACCATACGTTAACCATGCTGCGCGGCGCGATGAGCGAATGCCGGATGGGGAATCCGGGTCGTCTGACCACCGATATCGGCCCGGTAATCGACGCGGAAGCCAAAGAGAATATCGAGCGCCATATTCAGGCGCTGCGCGCGAAAGGCCGTAATGTCTTCCAGGCGGTACGTGAAAATAGCGAAGATGCCCGCGAATGGAATCACGGTACGTTCGTGGCGCCAACGCTTATCGAACTCGAGAGCTTCGACGAACTGAAAAAAGAGGTCTTTGGCCCGGTTCTGCACGTGGTGCGCTATAACCGTAACGAACTGGATAAGCTGGTCGAGCAGATTAACGCCTCCGGCTACGGTCTGACCCTCGGCGTGCATACCCGTATCGACGAAACCATCGCTCAGGTCACCGGCAGCGCGAAAGTCGGCAACCTGTACGTCAACCGCAATATGGTTGGCGCGGTGGTCGGCGTACAGCCGTTCGGCGGCGAAGGGTTATCGGGTACCGGTCCGAAAGCCGGCGGCCCGCTGTACCTGTATCGTCTGCTCTCCAGTCGCCCGCAGGACGCGGTCGGCGTCACTTTCGCCCGCCAGGATGCGGAGCGTCCGCTGGACGCCCAGTTGAAAACGCTGCTGGAAAAACCGCTGCAGGCGCTGCAGCAGTGGGCGGCTGGCCGTCCTGAACTGCAGGCGCTGTGTCAGCAATACAGCGATCTGGCGCAAAGCGGCACCCAACGTCTGCTGCCAGGGCCAACCGGCGAGCGCAATACCCTGACGCTGATGCCGCGCGAGCGCGTATTGTGCGTGGCGGATAACGAGCAGGACGCGCTGATTCAACTGGCTGCGGCAATGGCGGTTGGCTGTGAAGTGCTGTGGCCGGATAGCGCCCTGCAGCGCGAACTGGCGAAGAAACTGCCGCGTGAGGTCAGTGAGCGCATTCATTTTGCGAAAGCGGATCAGTTGACCAGCCAGGCTTTCGACGCGGTCATTTATCACGGTGATTCCGATCAGTTGCGCGAGCTGTGTGAGCAGGTGGCGGCGCGCGACGGGGCGATTGTATCGGTGCAGGGCTTTGCCCGCGGTGAAACCAATCTGCTGCTGGAGCGCCTGTATATCGAGCGTTCGCTGAGCGTCAACACCGCCGCGGCAGGCGGTAACGCCAGCCTGATGACCATCGGCTAA
- the putP gene encoding sodium/proline symporter PutP encodes MAISTPMLVTFIVYIFGMVLIGFIAWRSTKNFDDYILGGRSLGPFVTALSAGASDMSGWLLMGLPGAIFLSGISESWIAIGLTLGAWINWKLVAGRLRVHTEVNNNALTLPDYFTGRFEDKSRVLRIISALVILLFFTIYCASGIVAGARLFESTFGMSYETALWAGAAATIVYTFVGGFLAVSWTDTVQASLMIFALILTPVMVIISVGGFGDSLEVIKQKSIENIDMLKGLNFVAIISLMGWGLGYFGQPHILARFMAADSHHSIVHARRISMTWMILCLAGAVSVGFFGIAYFNNNPSLAGAVNQNAERVFIELAQILFNPWIAGILLSAILAAVMSTLSCQLLVCSSAITEDLYKAFLRKNAGQKELVWIGRFMVLVVALIAIALAANPENRVLGLVSYAWAGFGAAFGPVVLFSVMWSRMTRNGALAGMIIGAVTVIVWKQFGWLGLYEIIPGFLFGSIGIVVFSLLGKAPSAAMQQRFAEADAHYHSAPPVRATAE; translated from the coding sequence ATGGCTATTAGCACACCCATGTTGGTGACGTTTATTGTTTATATTTTTGGCATGGTACTGATAGGTTTTATTGCCTGGCGCTCAACCAAGAACTTTGATGATTATATTCTCGGCGGGCGTAGCCTCGGGCCGTTTGTTACCGCGCTCTCTGCCGGTGCATCGGATATGAGCGGCTGGCTGCTGATGGGGCTTCCGGGAGCAATTTTCCTCTCCGGGATTTCCGAAAGCTGGATCGCCATCGGCCTGACGCTGGGGGCGTGGATTAACTGGAAACTGGTGGCCGGGCGTCTGCGCGTGCATACCGAAGTCAACAACAATGCCCTGACGCTGCCGGACTATTTTACCGGTCGTTTCGAAGATAAAAGCCGCGTGCTGCGTATTATCTCCGCGCTGGTTATCCTGCTGTTTTTCACTATTTATTGTGCTTCCGGGATTGTTGCCGGCGCGCGCCTGTTCGAAAGCACTTTCGGTATGAGCTATGAAACCGCGCTGTGGGCCGGCGCTGCTGCGACGATCGTTTATACCTTCGTGGGCGGTTTCCTGGCGGTGAGCTGGACCGATACCGTGCAGGCCAGCCTGATGATCTTCGCGCTGATTTTAACGCCGGTGATGGTGATTATCTCGGTCGGCGGTTTCGGCGATTCGCTGGAGGTGATTAAGCAAAAAAGCATCGAAAATATCGACATGCTTAAGGGACTGAACTTCGTGGCGATTATTTCGCTGATGGGTTGGGGTCTGGGTTATTTCGGTCAGCCGCATATTCTGGCGCGCTTTATGGCGGCGGATTCGCACCACAGTATCGTTCATGCCCGTCGTATTAGTATGACCTGGATGATCCTCTGTCTGGCGGGCGCGGTATCGGTCGGTTTCTTCGGTATCGCCTACTTTAATAACAACCCGAGCCTGGCGGGCGCGGTTAATCAGAACGCCGAACGGGTATTCATCGAGCTGGCGCAAATCCTGTTTAACCCGTGGATTGCCGGGATCCTGCTGTCGGCCATTCTGGCGGCGGTCATGTCGACCCTGAGCTGCCAGCTGCTGGTCTGCTCCAGCGCTATTACCGAAGATCTGTATAAAGCCTTCCTGCGTAAAAACGCCGGTCAGAAAGAGTTGGTCTGGATCGGCCGCTTCATGGTGCTGGTGGTAGCGCTGATTGCGATTGCGCTGGCCGCTAACCCGGAAAACCGCGTACTGGGTCTGGTCAGCTACGCATGGGCAGGCTTTGGCGCCGCCTTTGGCCCGGTAGTGCTGTTCTCGGTGATGTGGTCGCGTATGACCCGTAACGGCGCGCTGGCCGGGATGATCATTGGCGCGGTCACGGTTATCGTCTGGAAACAGTTCGGCTGGCTGGGACTGTATGAAATCATCCCTGGCTTCCTGTTCGGCAGTATCGGGATTGTGGTCTTCAGCCTGCTGGGCAAGGCGCCATCGGCGGCCATGCAGCAGCGTTTTGCTGAAGCGGACGCGCATTACCACTCTGCGCCGCCGGTACGCGCCACCGCTGAATAA